One window of the Oncorhynchus mykiss isolate Arlee chromosome 5, USDA_OmykA_1.1, whole genome shotgun sequence genome contains the following:
- the LOC110524431 gene encoding cyclin-dependent kinase 4 inhibitor C, which produces MTGEANRLSSASARGDLAEVEMLLQNGADVNANNVFGRTPLQVMKLGNPAIAEALLRANANPNVRDHVRGLTITHDAARDGYVDTLRVLIDHGADVNLLDNDGNLPLHLAAREGYLDVVQLLVCCTKDAARHNSGGHTPYDLATMNNRVSIALYIQAHMNL; this is translated from the exons ATGACTGGAGAGGCAAACAGACTGAGCAGTGCATCTGCGAGAGGAGACTTGGCAGAAGTTGAGATGTTATTACAGAAcggagcagatgttaatgcaaacAATGTATTCGGCAGGACACCGTTACAG GTGATGAAACTTGGTAACCCAGCCATCGCGGAGGCGCTGCTGAGGGCTAACGCAAATCCAAACGTGCGCGACCATGTCAGGGGTCTCACTATCACTCATGATGCTGCAAGGGATGGATACGTGGACACCCTACGCGTCCTGATAGATCATGGCGCAGACGTCAACCTCTTGGACAACGACGGCAATCTTCCATTGCATCTAGCCGCAAGAGAAGGCTATCTTGACGTGGTTCAGCTCCTTGTTTGTTGTACGAAGGACGCCGCAAGGCACAACTCCGGAGGCCATACACCTTATGATTTGGCGACTATGAACAATAGAGTATCCATTGCGCTATACATTCAGGCGCACATGAATTTATGA